One genomic region from Desulfuromonas sp. TF encodes:
- a CDS encoding transglycosylase SLT domain-containing protein: protein MKPEDRFDLVIYGEIEAHFPELLRDLGPFAWLWIKAQVWQESRMRPDAVSPVGAAGLLQLMPATDLEIDGDLDGADVVGNIDNGVKYLAFLYGRFGEIPTFEERLKFALASYNGGRGYINKALELSRSASGLLGSYSEWVRSGRPAGEWQLWKVAREALVRPECRVKGKNPDWVQIFDYVEKIEGRFHYYTQGKELNK from the coding sequence ATGAAACCCGAGGACCGTTTCGACCTGGTGATTTATGGAGAGATCGAGGCTCATTTTCCGGAGCTCTTGCGAGATTTGGGGCCTTTTGCCTGGCTCTGGATCAAGGCGCAAGTCTGGCAGGAATCCCGGATGCGTCCCGACGCCGTCTCTCCGGTCGGAGCGGCGGGCCTCCTCCAGCTCATGCCGGCGACCGATCTCGAGATCGACGGGGATCTCGACGGCGCGGACGTGGTCGGCAATATCGACAACGGGGTTAAGTACCTCGCTTTCCTTTACGGCCGTTTTGGCGAGATCCCGACTTTCGAGGAGCGGCTTAAGTTCGCTCTGGCCTCTTACAACGGAGGCCGAGGTTATATCAATAAGGCGCTCGAGCTTTCGCGGAGCGCCTCCGGCCTTCTCGGTTCCTATTCGGAATGGGTTCGCTCCGGCCGGCCGGCCGGGGAGTGGCAACTCTGGAAGGTCGCGCGCGAGGCGCTCGTCCGGCCGGAGTGCCGGGTCAAAGGCAAGAATCCCGATTGGGTCCAGATCTTCGACTATGTCGAGAAGATCGAGGGCCGGTTCCATTACTACACACAAGGAAAGGAGCTCAACAAATGA
- a CDS encoding phage major capsid protein, producing the protein MPANSPRLKTGKLFRSLSLNREAVDLEGRTVEFSFSSEAPVERWFGVEILDHGPKAVRWDRVRAGGPFLMDHRASDQRGVIEKVWIDNRTGRTVVRLSRSDRGEELLQDIADGIRPNISVGYLIHEMILEKEENGLCTYRATDWEPYEISSVSMPADITVGVGRSEDTSFDHETVIFSTREEEERKMKCKHCQRELQDGQACTCPEARAATGNGDPSGGDRRIEVNREEVVAGERKRIAAIETIAGQFRKVPGIGDLARQFRENGKSVEEFRGAVLARLAPTETADVPDPVRLSLNEGEDRQFSLQRAIHYAAFGGDGGFERELSDEIGKKLGRETEGIFVPTSIRVGVRAPMTAGDAGQGAELVTVGGGAMTLIEYLYARSLVKQLGATVLDNLVGEVPLPRQLKTAALNWTGENPGADAADTDATGMWGKTTLRPRQAIATVPFSKQLIAQTSLAIENHVRQMLGKVNAGGLDKAAINGPGGNEPLGILNTTGIGAVVIGADGGALSWPVVVGLETEVEIDNADFGKLAYLTAPQVKGRAKELEKFSGSGQPIWPDKAMKDGIGELNGYRAGVSTNVPTDLSKGGSNGILAAMIFGNWEELYIGEWGVLEILADPYALKKQGMIEITSTLLADTALGHPQGFASCEEINPAL; encoded by the coding sequence ATGCCAGCAAACAGCCCGCGACTTAAAACCGGAAAGCTCTTTCGGAGTCTTTCCCTCAACCGCGAGGCGGTCGACCTGGAGGGAAGGACGGTCGAGTTTTCGTTCTCCTCCGAGGCTCCCGTCGAGCGATGGTTCGGCGTCGAGATCCTCGATCACGGTCCCAAGGCGGTGAGGTGGGACCGGGTCCGCGCCGGCGGTCCTTTTCTGATGGACCACAGGGCGAGCGACCAGCGAGGAGTAATCGAAAAAGTCTGGATCGACAACCGGACCGGCCGGACGGTCGTCCGTCTCAGCCGGAGCGATCGCGGCGAGGAGCTCCTCCAGGATATCGCGGACGGGATCCGGCCGAATATCTCGGTTGGCTACCTGATTCACGAAATGATTCTCGAGAAAGAGGAAAACGGGCTTTGCACCTATCGGGCGACCGATTGGGAGCCCTATGAAATTTCAAGCGTATCCATGCCGGCCGACATTACGGTCGGAGTCGGCCGCTCGGAGGATACAAGTTTCGACCACGAGACGGTTATTTTTTCAACCCGAGAAGAGGAGGAAAGAAAAATGAAATGCAAACACTGTCAAAGGGAGCTCCAGGACGGCCAGGCCTGCACCTGTCCGGAGGCCAGGGCGGCCACCGGGAATGGCGATCCCTCCGGCGGGGACCGTCGGATCGAGGTCAACCGCGAGGAAGTCGTCGCGGGAGAGAGGAAGCGGATCGCCGCGATTGAAACGATCGCGGGGCAGTTCCGCAAGGTCCCCGGAATCGGCGATCTCGCGCGCCAGTTCCGCGAAAACGGAAAGAGCGTCGAGGAGTTTCGCGGGGCGGTCCTGGCGCGCCTGGCGCCGACCGAGACGGCCGACGTCCCCGATCCCGTCCGTCTCAGCCTCAATGAGGGCGAGGATCGCCAGTTCTCGCTCCAGCGCGCGATCCATTACGCGGCCTTTGGCGGCGACGGCGGTTTCGAGCGCGAGCTCTCCGACGAGATCGGGAAGAAGCTCGGCCGCGAGACGGAGGGGATTTTCGTCCCGACCTCGATCCGGGTCGGCGTCCGCGCTCCCATGACCGCCGGCGACGCCGGCCAGGGCGCCGAGCTCGTCACGGTCGGCGGCGGGGCGATGACCCTGATCGAGTACCTCTATGCGCGCTCCCTGGTCAAGCAGCTCGGCGCGACGGTCCTCGACAACCTTGTCGGAGAGGTCCCCCTCCCGCGCCAGCTCAAGACGGCGGCGCTCAACTGGACGGGCGAGAATCCCGGTGCCGACGCGGCCGATACGGATGCAACCGGCATGTGGGGGAAAACCACGCTCAGGCCGCGCCAGGCGATCGCGACCGTCCCTTTCTCGAAACAGCTTATCGCTCAGACTTCCCTCGCGATCGAGAACCATGTCCGCCAGATGCTCGGAAAGGTCAACGCCGGCGGTCTGGATAAGGCCGCGATTAACGGACCGGGAGGAAACGAGCCGCTCGGGATCCTCAACACGACCGGGATCGGCGCGGTCGTTATCGGCGCGGACGGTGGCGCGCTGTCTTGGCCGGTCGTTGTCGGGCTCGAGACAGAGGTCGAGATCGACAACGCCGATTTCGGAAAACTCGCCTATCTGACCGCTCCGCAGGTCAAGGGGCGCGCGAAGGAGCTCGAGAAGTTCTCCGGCTCCGGTCAGCCGATTTGGCCGGACAAGGCGATGAAAGATGGAATCGGAGAGCTCAACGGCTACCGAGCCGGCGTCTCGACCAACGTCCCGACCGACCTCTCGAAAGGCGGATCTAACGGGATCCTGGCGGCGATGATCTTCGGCAACTGGGAGGAGCTCTATATCGGGGAGTGGGGCGTCCTAGAGATCCTGGCCGATCCCTACGCGCTCAAGAAGCAGGGGATGATCGAGATTACCTCGACGCTCCTCGCCGATACGGCTCTCGGCCATCCTCAAGGGTTCGCCTCCTGCGAGGAGATCAATCCGGCTCTGTAA
- a CDS encoding phage portal protein translates to MGISPRAMIRKRHAGARAYEAGKGGRLGSWGMTSLSADAELRGSLRVLRSKSRHLAENNDYFKHFLRLLKIHVVGPQGIRLQSKAVDAAGKPSRQDRRKIQGAWKRFNKKGVFDVTGKLSGRDASKLYVETLAKDGEVLVHLVEGFDNDFGFAVRFLQADHLDERLNGKAPNGNQIRLGVEYDKLDRPVAYWLFRDHPGDMGLSGYSITQKYQRIPAEEIIHEYLVESPRQGRGVPTAHTACQRMESLDKFEEAALVNARTAASKMGFYIHRSGVVEPGEGEFLGDFEDEEGDFIDEVEPGVLQQLPAGWDFKEWNPQFPNGDLDPFIKALIRGTASGLGVSYHSLANDLEGVSFSSIRQGTLEARDVWRDLQGFVIESFLDRVFSVWLRNALIRDRVEGLQIWEIERLLAALWRARGWDWVDPLKDQMANERALKARTKSFTKVLAEQGEDLEEHLETLQEEERLFDSYGLDLKTILEGGAKNASKQPAT, encoded by the coding sequence ATGGGAATTTCTCCCCGCGCAATGATCCGCAAGCGACACGCCGGCGCGCGCGCCTATGAGGCGGGCAAGGGCGGCCGGCTCGGCTCCTGGGGAATGACCTCGCTCTCGGCCGACGCCGAGCTAAGGGGTTCGCTCCGTGTCTTGCGTTCCAAGTCGCGGCACCTGGCGGAGAATAACGACTATTTCAAGCACTTCCTCCGGCTCCTGAAGATCCATGTCGTCGGACCGCAGGGGATCCGCCTCCAGTCGAAGGCGGTCGACGCGGCCGGCAAGCCGAGCCGGCAGGACCGGCGGAAAATTCAAGGAGCCTGGAAACGCTTCAACAAAAAAGGCGTTTTCGACGTAACGGGGAAGCTCTCCGGCCGCGACGCCTCAAAGCTCTATGTCGAGACGCTCGCCAAGGACGGCGAGGTTCTCGTCCACCTGGTCGAAGGGTTTGATAACGATTTCGGTTTCGCGGTCCGGTTCCTCCAGGCCGACCACCTGGATGAAAGGCTTAACGGCAAGGCGCCAAACGGAAACCAGATCCGCCTCGGCGTCGAATACGACAAGCTCGACCGGCCGGTCGCTTACTGGCTGTTTCGGGATCATCCGGGGGACATGGGGCTCTCCGGCTATTCGATCACGCAGAAATACCAGCGGATCCCGGCCGAGGAGATCATTCACGAATACCTGGTCGAGTCCCCTCGCCAGGGGCGCGGGGTTCCTACCGCTCACACGGCCTGTCAACGGATGGAGAGCCTCGACAAGTTCGAGGAGGCCGCTCTGGTCAACGCGCGGACGGCCGCCTCGAAGATGGGTTTCTATATCCATCGGTCCGGCGTCGTCGAGCCTGGGGAGGGGGAGTTCCTCGGCGATTTCGAGGACGAGGAGGGGGACTTTATCGACGAGGTCGAGCCGGGGGTCCTCCAGCAGCTCCCGGCCGGATGGGATTTCAAGGAATGGAATCCTCAGTTTCCCAACGGCGATCTCGATCCGTTCATCAAGGCGCTTATTCGAGGGACGGCCTCCGGCCTCGGCGTTTCTTATCACAGTCTCGCAAACGACCTTGAGGGCGTCTCGTTCAGCTCAATCCGCCAGGGGACGCTCGAGGCGCGCGACGTCTGGCGCGATCTCCAGGGTTTCGTTATCGAGAGTTTCCTCGATCGGGTCTTTTCCGTCTGGCTGCGAAACGCGCTTATCCGCGACCGCGTCGAGGGGCTCCAGATTTGGGAGATCGAGCGTCTCCTGGCGGCGCTCTGGCGCGCTCGCGGGTGGGATTGGGTCGATCCGCTCAAGGACCAGATGGCAAACGAGCGAGCCCTTAAGGCGCGGACAAAATCCTTTACAAAGGTTCTCGCCGAGCAGGGCGAGGATCTCGAGGAGCACCTGGAGACTCTCCAGGAGGAGGAGCGGCTTTTCGATTCTTACGGTCTGGACTTAAAGACAATTTTGGAAGGAGGCGCAAAAAATGCCAGCAAACAGCCCGCGACTTAA
- a CDS encoding helix-turn-helix domain-containing protein produces MVWKSKKVLYRVSEVADLLSVHVDTVYTLVQIKELQAHNRAPGQKGMRITGKSIEGYIERHLVDVDDYFEVQA; encoded by the coding sequence GTGGTCTGGAAGTCAAAGAAAGTCCTTTACCGTGTCTCGGAAGTGGCCGACCTTTTGAGCGTTCACGTCGACACGGTTTACACCCTCGTCCAAATCAAGGAGCTCCAGGCCCACAACCGCGCGCCGGGGCAAAAGGGGATGAGGATAACGGGGAAATCGATCGAGGGATATATCGAGCGGCACCTGGTCGACGTTGACGATTATTTCGAGGTGCAAGCGTGA
- a CDS encoding phage terminase large subunit family protein has translation MSNAALKYTEPTGRPIWTEGEGRIFKRRDPTTPSRWNSKNRVVVQGSRPGLWRPETVPYAPEVLDTIGEKSVERVVMCWTPQTAKTDIANGFLGYVTDYAPGPALVVMPDKNLCKRVSKNRLLSMLENSPRLAELITDNPDDKQTYEVHLKNGADWYLSWASSPAMLSMISIRYLFRDEIDKWAEQCGKETDPLKLSFVRTNVYRGKRKIVDSSTPTLTTGPIWLALNACSEIRDYWVACPLCGGWQKMTFDRIKWPAEEKDPEAIKDGNLAWYECADCGEAWDDHRRDQAVRAGSWVARKKAKNPKSVGFHLPAWYSPFVSLSECAAAYVEARPVREGKIVNRLAWINFLNQYAAEAYKEEEGEVPEWEKIQARAENYGPAVPMRAGVLTAFADVQDDRLEVEVVAWGRGEEAWSIDRHIIPGVPVLPSVWQELDRYLRREWRHESGAKMRIASAGVDTGGHYTKQAYAFVKKRYHRRIYGTKGSSVPGKGIVGRPTKSNLGKIPLFIVGTETAKETIFSRLNLDQGEEGFIHFPQKYDEEYYKQLISEKPSVKHYRGRPVRVFVQTRERNETLDLWVGNLAILSILNPNLEKLVRDLERQAQENAQGALDLGLEEDPADQVDQEEIEEVAEGGSDFAKTVAETAVKMVKALNDLKEESDQAGESHSKTRTARGRRRSRSGSFVGGFKK, from the coding sequence ATGAGTAACGCCGCGCTCAAATATACCGAGCCGACCGGCCGGCCGATCTGGACGGAAGGCGAAGGACGCATTTTCAAGCGGCGCGATCCGACCACGCCGAGCCGGTGGAACAGTAAAAACCGGGTCGTCGTCCAGGGGAGCCGGCCGGGGCTCTGGCGGCCGGAGACGGTTCCTTATGCTCCGGAGGTCCTCGACACGATCGGCGAAAAGTCCGTCGAGCGGGTCGTCATGTGCTGGACGCCTCAGACGGCGAAAACCGATATCGCTAACGGGTTCCTCGGCTACGTCACCGATTACGCTCCAGGGCCGGCGCTGGTCGTCATGCCGGATAAAAACCTCTGCAAGAGGGTGAGCAAAAACCGGCTTCTCTCGATGCTCGAAAACTCGCCGCGCCTGGCCGAGCTGATAACCGACAATCCCGACGACAAGCAGACCTACGAGGTCCATCTCAAGAACGGCGCCGACTGGTATCTCTCCTGGGCGAGCTCGCCGGCGATGCTCTCCATGATCTCGATCCGATACCTCTTTCGGGACGAGATCGACAAATGGGCCGAGCAATGCGGCAAGGAAACCGATCCCCTTAAGCTCTCTTTCGTCCGGACGAATGTCTATCGAGGAAAGCGAAAGATCGTCGATAGCTCGACGCCGACTCTGACGACCGGTCCGATCTGGCTCGCGCTTAACGCGTGCTCAGAGATCCGCGACTATTGGGTCGCCTGTCCGCTCTGCGGAGGGTGGCAGAAAATGACCTTTGACCGGATCAAGTGGCCGGCCGAGGAGAAGGATCCCGAGGCGATCAAGGACGGGAATCTCGCCTGGTACGAGTGCGCCGACTGCGGCGAGGCCTGGGACGATCACCGGCGCGACCAGGCGGTCCGCGCGGGGTCCTGGGTCGCTCGGAAAAAAGCGAAGAATCCGAAATCGGTCGGCTTTCACCTTCCGGCCTGGTATTCCCCTTTTGTCTCGCTCTCCGAGTGCGCGGCCGCCTATGTGGAGGCTCGGCCGGTCCGTGAGGGGAAGATCGTCAACCGTCTAGCCTGGATCAACTTCCTCAATCAGTACGCGGCCGAGGCCTACAAGGAGGAGGAGGGCGAGGTCCCTGAGTGGGAAAAGATCCAGGCCAGGGCGGAGAATTACGGTCCGGCCGTCCCGATGCGCGCCGGCGTCCTGACCGCCTTCGCCGACGTCCAAGACGACCGCCTCGAGGTCGAGGTCGTCGCCTGGGGGCGCGGCGAGGAGGCCTGGTCGATCGACCGGCATATTATCCCCGGTGTCCCCGTTCTCCCGAGTGTCTGGCAAGAGCTCGACCGATATCTCCGTCGCGAGTGGCGGCACGAAAGCGGGGCGAAAATGCGGATCGCCTCGGCCGGAGTCGACACCGGGGGACATTACACGAAACAGGCTTACGCCTTTGTCAAAAAACGCTATCACCGGAGGATCTACGGGACAAAGGGCTCGAGCGTCCCTGGCAAGGGGATCGTCGGCCGGCCGACAAAGAGCAACCTTGGGAAGATCCCGCTTTTCATCGTCGGGACCGAGACGGCAAAGGAGACGATTTTCTCGCGCCTGAATCTCGACCAGGGCGAGGAGGGTTTTATCCATTTTCCGCAGAAGTACGACGAGGAATATTACAAACAGCTTATCAGCGAAAAGCCGTCGGTTAAGCACTATCGCGGCCGGCCGGTGCGGGTCTTTGTCCAGACAAGGGAGAGAAACGAGACGCTCGACCTCTGGGTCGGAAACCTGGCGATCCTCTCGATCCTCAATCCGAATCTCGAAAAGCTCGTCCGCGACCTGGAGCGCCAAGCGCAAGAAAACGCACAGGGCGCCCTCGATCTCGGCCTCGAGGAGGATCCGGCCGACCAGGTCGACCAGGAGGAAATCGAGGAGGTCGCGGAGGGGGGGAGCGACTTCGCAAAGACGGTCGCCGAGACGGCCGTAAAGATGGTTAAGGCCTTGAACGACCTGAAAGAGGAAAGCGACCAGGCCGGCGAGTCCCATTCAAAGACGCGGACGGCGCGAGGTCGACGGCGATCGCGGAGCGGGTCTTTTGTCGGTGGATTTAAGAAATAA
- a CDS encoding phage tail protein, with product MRIQVGDRELREALEYLSEDLVRPAARLALNDSGRQGNTAARKEIRARWNLKAGFINERVRISSFADEWDLSVVLQAKGRPIDLTHFGARWVRGNQVVSRAGVKVLKRSKGQGGVFYEAERGKKERIPSGFIATVAAGTKGATHMGVFVRAGKGRLPIIKKRVISVPSMFEQEPVFRAIVQVVEEKFPQRFEHHIDRAVARRFGSS from the coding sequence ATGAGGATTCAGGTCGGCGATAGGGAGCTCCGCGAGGCGCTCGAGTATCTCTCCGAGGACCTCGTCCGTCCGGCGGCGCGCCTGGCGCTTAACGACTCCGGCCGCCAGGGCAACACGGCCGCGAGGAAAGAGATCCGCGCGAGGTGGAATCTCAAGGCCGGCTTTATCAATGAGCGGGTGAGGATCTCGAGCTTTGCTGACGAGTGGGATCTCTCCGTCGTTCTCCAGGCGAAGGGCCGGCCGATCGACTTGACGCATTTCGGGGCGCGGTGGGTCCGGGGGAATCAGGTCGTAAGCCGCGCGGGGGTTAAGGTCCTCAAGAGATCGAAAGGACAAGGCGGGGTCTTCTATGAGGCCGAGCGCGGGAAAAAAGAGAGAATCCCCTCCGGCTTTATCGCCACGGTCGCGGCCGGGACAAAGGGCGCGACGCATATGGGGGTGTTCGTCCGCGCGGGAAAGGGCCGGCTCCCGATCATCAAGAAGCGGGTTATCTCGGTCCCGAGTATGTTCGAGCAAGAGCCGGTGTTCCGCGCGATCGTCCAGGTCGTCGAGGAGAAGTTTCCGCAACGGTTCGAGCATCACATCGACCGCGCGGTCGCGAGGCGGTTCGGGTCCTCCTGA
- a CDS encoding phage/plasmid primase, P4 family produces the protein MGIAKDHLSEERREAIARALFVVKSARRGKKGPELVGLCPLHDDQEPSFSYNPELDAFNCLGCGASGDLADLWCRDRGLDARSGGLVEFRREFGIESTLPPWSGEYQDKGRSKKAAPGANTEAKKGAKSAQNAGSGDFIEERLLAALPPLPLEKVRQMEAGRGWTRAGIERADLRLWKSHRDEERIAIPVRDEEGRLVNIRLYMPGAKNYKVISWSDPECPKCGAGWKWKKEEEKKGVRFCFECGVEPRTFGESRLLPPPPSWSSGPIWIVEGEPDLVAGISRGLNVTTQTAGAGTWKKAFTEKFKDRDVIIAYDADKAGLAGAEKAARELAKVARSVRIFLWPARMYEGTTQPLEDPKKEFSDFVLEHGSKYPVDKGEDLTDFFHKHGQGIKELQDLLPSAVTIEKPAPEREIAPGPRRFYRGRSFRPALLADALLSDMQFIAEPLTGRLFRWSGKNWQEFHIDRLQALALAMLGEEGESKHAANAARQVYLRSLLPEERELDDHHALICLANGMLNIETGDFLEHDPRYFATQILDFVYEESAECPRWLQFLEEVIPDKRVRTQLQQFFGYCLTRETRYGKCLLLHGPGSDGKSTILKVLQAMIGSHNCSAVQMSRLEDPFERATLYGKLLNIGTETEKAAFGSALFKAIVTGDFVNASFKHKDFFTYRPYAKLAFASNFYPNVSDNTDGYYRRILGIQFTKQFGPGLDAEEDKFLEDKLLSELPGIFLWSLAGLELLREHDGFIDAERSREFLQAYKRHNNPVQAFFEEDLRLAEPGEDLRVPVDRVYNLYKAYCSRNGHKPLAKPNFGATLRTVVKVSEGRMKDADRARAYLGIGLQERAELAAGGSPPPPPPEEREAV, from the coding sequence ATGGGAATCGCTAAAGATCATCTAAGCGAGGAGCGCCGAGAGGCGATCGCGCGCGCTCTCTTTGTCGTCAAGTCGGCCAGGCGGGGAAAGAAGGGGCCGGAGCTTGTCGGCCTCTGTCCGTTACACGACGACCAGGAGCCCTCGTTTTCCTATAATCCGGAGTTGGACGCTTTCAACTGCCTGGGGTGCGGAGCGTCCGGCGACCTGGCGGATCTCTGGTGTCGCGATCGCGGCCTCGATGCGCGATCGGGCGGCCTGGTCGAGTTTCGGCGCGAGTTCGGGATCGAGAGCACTCTCCCCCCTTGGTCGGGCGAATACCAAGACAAGGGCCGATCGAAAAAGGCCGCTCCTGGGGCAAATACGGAGGCCAAAAAAGGCGCGAAATCCGCACAAAACGCGGGATCGGGCGATTTCATCGAGGAGCGGCTCCTGGCGGCGCTCCCCCCCCTCCCCCTTGAGAAGGTCCGCCAGATGGAAGCGGGTCGAGGGTGGACTCGCGCCGGGATCGAGCGCGCGGATCTCCGGCTCTGGAAGTCGCACAGGGACGAGGAGCGGATCGCGATCCCGGTCCGCGACGAGGAGGGGCGCCTGGTCAATATCCGGCTCTATATGCCGGGAGCGAAGAATTACAAGGTCATTTCCTGGAGCGATCCGGAGTGTCCGAAATGCGGCGCGGGCTGGAAATGGAAGAAGGAGGAGGAAAAAAAGGGGGTCCGGTTCTGTTTCGAGTGCGGGGTCGAGCCTCGGACCTTTGGCGAGTCGCGCCTCCTCCCCCCTCCCCCCTCCTGGAGCTCCGGGCCGATATGGATAGTCGAGGGGGAGCCGGACCTGGTCGCGGGGATCTCGCGCGGCCTGAACGTCACGACGCAGACGGCCGGGGCGGGGACCTGGAAAAAGGCCTTTACGGAGAAGTTCAAGGACCGTGACGTCATTATCGCTTACGACGCGGACAAGGCGGGACTTGCCGGCGCGGAGAAGGCGGCGAGAGAGCTCGCCAAGGTCGCGCGCTCGGTCCGGATCTTTCTCTGGCCGGCGCGCATGTACGAGGGGACGACTCAGCCGCTCGAGGATCCGAAAAAGGAGTTTAGCGACTTCGTCCTAGAGCACGGCTCGAAATATCCCGTCGACAAGGGCGAGGACCTGACGGACTTTTTCCACAAGCACGGCCAGGGGATCAAGGAGCTCCAGGACCTGCTCCCCTCGGCCGTCACGATCGAGAAGCCGGCGCCGGAGCGGGAGATCGCTCCAGGGCCTCGGCGGTTCTATCGCGGCCGATCCTTCCGGCCGGCGCTCCTGGCCGACGCTTTGCTCTCGGATATGCAGTTTATCGCCGAGCCGCTGACCGGCCGGCTCTTTCGATGGTCGGGCAAAAACTGGCAGGAGTTCCATATCGACCGGCTCCAGGCGCTCGCTCTGGCGATGCTCGGCGAGGAGGGGGAGTCGAAGCACGCGGCAAACGCGGCGCGCCAGGTTTATCTCCGCTCGCTTCTGCCGGAGGAGCGGGAGCTCGACGATCATCATGCTCTTATCTGCCTGGCTAACGGGATGCTGAATATCGAGACGGGGGATTTCCTTGAGCACGATCCGCGCTATTTCGCGACGCAGATCCTCGACTTTGTTTACGAGGAGTCGGCGGAGTGTCCCCGCTGGCTCCAGTTCCTCGAGGAGGTTATCCCGGACAAGCGGGTCCGGACTCAGCTTCAACAGTTTTTCGGGTATTGCCTGACCAGGGAAACCCGCTATGGGAAATGCCTCCTCCTGCACGGGCCGGGATCGGATGGGAAATCGACGATCCTGAAGGTCCTCCAGGCGATGATCGGCTCTCACAACTGCTCGGCCGTCCAGATGTCGCGCTTGGAGGATCCTTTCGAGCGAGCGACGCTGTACGGGAAGCTCCTCAATATCGGGACGGAGACGGAAAAGGCCGCCTTCGGCTCGGCTCTGTTCAAGGCGATCGTGACCGGCGATTTCGTCAACGCCAGTTTCAAGCATAAGGACTTCTTCACCTATCGGCCTTACGCCAAACTGGCCTTTGCCTCGAATTTCTATCCGAATGTCTCGGACAATACGGACGGCTATTATCGGCGGATCCTGGGAATTCAATTTACAAAGCAGTTCGGGCCGGGCCTGGACGCCGAGGAGGACAAGTTTCTCGAGGACAAGCTCCTCTCCGAGCTGCCGGGAATCTTCCTCTGGTCGCTTGCCGGCCTGGAGCTCCTGCGGGAGCACGACGGCTTTATCGACGCGGAGAGGTCGCGGGAGTTCCTCCAGGCGTACAAGCGACATAATAATCCGGTCCAAGCGTTTTTCGAGGAGGATCTCCGCCTGGCGGAGCCGGGGGAGGACCTCCGAGTCCCCGTCGATCGGGTCTATAACCTTTACAAGGCCTATTGCTCCAGGAACGGACACAAGCCCTTGGCGAAACCGAATTTCGGCGCGACGCTCCGGACCGTCGTCAAGGTTAGCGAGGGGCGAATGAAGGACGCCGACCGGGCGCGCGCTTATCTTGGGATCGGGCTCCAGGAGCGCGCCGAGCTCGCCGCCGGCGGCTCCCCCCCTCCCCCCCCTCCGGAGGAGCGCGAGGCTGTCTAA
- a CDS encoding DUF5906 domain-containing protein: protein METSCPNWLKFLEEVVGNEEEIRLLQEFFGSCLAPETYGRMLLMVGSAASGKSVLVSVVASVLGSERVGYHPLFHLKDPFVRADLSEKRLNVSCEDVAKGIDQSYLKAFIAGDLLNASFKYKPYFSFRPETKFVSMLNYLPENPPAIARRLLVVHCPRQFRREDMSVDLDRKLAEEREGILAWLEEGLERLRKRGGFGG from the coding sequence ATGGAAACGAGTTGTCCGAATTGGTTGAAGTTTCTGGAGGAGGTCGTCGGTAACGAGGAGGAGATCCGGCTCTTACAGGAGTTTTTCGGGAGCTGTCTCGCGCCTGAAACCTATGGCCGGATGTTGTTGATGGTGGGGTCGGCCGCGAGCGGGAAAAGCGTGCTGGTCTCGGTGGTCGCGTCCGTCCTGGGGAGTGAGAGAGTCGGATATCATCCGCTCTTTCATCTCAAGGACCCTTTTGTCCGCGCGGATCTCTCGGAGAAGCGCCTGAATGTTTCTTGCGAGGACGTGGCCAAGGGGATCGATCAATCTTACCTCAAGGCTTTTATCGCCGGCGATCTTCTTAATGCCTCTTTCAAGTACAAGCCGTATTTTTCTTTCCGTCCGGAGACGAAATTCGTCTCGATGCTGAACTACCTCCCCGAGAACCCTCCGGCGATTGCGCGCCGGCTCCTGGTCGTTCACTGTCCGCGCCAGTTCAGGCGGGAAGATATGAGCGTCGACCTGGACCGGAAGCTGGCCGAGGAGCGGGAGGGAATTCTGGCCTGGCTGGAGGAGGGACTGGAGCGGCTTCGGAAGCGCGGCGGGTTTGGAGGCTAG
- a CDS encoding helix-turn-helix transcriptional regulator yields the protein MSMGKRIVEARKNKGMTAETLGVMIGLSKGAIWKIENDQLKGGPDPETVVRISEALNDTSILLHYLEENPVYKSIIPKIFPDLNNIRRDPAIIFGKFRREASEAIDAAEVLEEIFSRTDPRSVPNFDETFKAKLEQIVDVERCSQEMFFALIAAGIMTEEDRKEIHRRQQEKCERNGHHKPPTREASAAKA from the coding sequence ATGTCGATGGGAAAAAGAATCGTAGAGGCCAGAAAAAATAAAGGAATGACTGCTGAAACCCTCGGGGTAATGATCGGACTATCCAAAGGTGCCATCTGGAAAATCGAAAACGACCAGCTCAAGGGTGGCCCTGATCCCGAGACGGTCGTCCGGATCTCCGAGGCCCTGAACGATACCTCCATCCTCCTGCACTACCTGGAGGAAAATCCCGTCTACAAATCGATCATCCCGAAGATCTTCCCCGACCTGAACAACATCCGTCGGGACCCGGCAATCATTTTCGGCAAATTCCGGCGCGAGGCGTCGGAGGCCATCGATGCCGCCGAGGTCCTGGAGGAGATATTCAGCCGCACCGATCCGCGCAGCGTCCCGAATTTTGATGAGACCTTTAAGGCCAAGCTGGAGCAGATCGTCGACGTGGAGCGCTGTTCTCAGGAAATGTTTTTCGCCCTGATCGCCGCCGGGATCATGACGGAGGAGGATCGCAAGGAGATCCACCGGCGCCAGCAGGAGAAATGCGAGCGCAATGGACACCATAAGCCGCCTACGCGCGAGGCTTCGGCGGCCAAGGCCTAG